The Pirellulimonas nuda genome includes a region encoding these proteins:
- a CDS encoding DUF1501 domain-containing protein — MMDAHSQLRTEIGRRYFLSQGKHLLGASALATLAGPLAGRALGSSAPAGAPGPHFPGRAKNVIYLHMVGGPPQMDLYDYKPAMGGWYDKDLPDSVRMGQRLTTMSSGQARFPIAPSKYRFERCGESGMTVCELLPHMKQTVDDVLFIRSMQTEAINHEPAITFMQTGNQVAGRPCLGAWASYGLGSLNDNLPTFVVMVARPTNREQEQAISGRLWSSGYLPGQHAGVSLRTAGDPILYINDPPGVPRAVRRTTLDAVGRLNQLGYDRLGDPQTETRIKQYELAFRMQASVPEMTDLRTESAATLAMYGDAAADPGTFANTALLARRMVERGVRFVQIYHNNWDTHANVAGRLPDQCKDVDQPCAALIQDLKQRGMLDDTLVIWGGEFGRTIYSQGGLSAQNYGRDHHPRCFTMWMAGGGVKAGTVYGETDDFSYNIVKDPVPVRDLHATVLNQLGFDHERFTIKHQGLDQKLTGVLPAKVVPGLLA; from the coding sequence ATGATGGACGCCCACAGCCAGCTCCGGACCGAGATCGGTCGCCGCTACTTCCTGTCGCAGGGCAAGCACCTGCTGGGCGCCAGCGCGCTGGCCACGCTCGCCGGCCCGTTGGCCGGTCGGGCGCTGGGCTCGTCGGCCCCGGCCGGCGCGCCCGGTCCGCACTTCCCCGGCCGCGCCAAGAACGTCATTTACCTGCACATGGTCGGCGGGCCCCCCCAGATGGACCTGTACGACTACAAGCCCGCCATGGGGGGCTGGTACGACAAGGACCTCCCCGACTCGGTACGGATGGGCCAGCGGCTCACCACCATGTCCAGCGGGCAGGCCCGTTTCCCCATCGCCCCCTCCAAGTACCGCTTCGAGCGCTGCGGCGAGTCTGGCATGACCGTCTGCGAGTTGCTGCCCCACATGAAGCAGACGGTGGACGACGTCCTCTTCATCCGCAGCATGCAGACCGAGGCTATCAACCACGAGCCCGCGATCACGTTCATGCAGACCGGCAACCAGGTAGCGGGCCGACCCTGCCTGGGCGCCTGGGCCTCGTACGGGCTGGGCTCGCTGAACGACAACCTGCCGACCTTTGTGGTAATGGTCGCCCGCCCCACCAACCGCGAGCAGGAGCAAGCCATTTCGGGCCGCCTGTGGTCCAGCGGCTACCTCCCCGGCCAGCACGCCGGCGTGAGCCTGCGGACGGCCGGCGACCCGATCTTGTACATCAACGACCCGCCGGGCGTGCCCCGCGCGGTGCGGCGCACCACGCTCGACGCGGTCGGCCGGCTCAACCAGCTTGGCTATGACCGCCTGGGCGACCCGCAGACCGAAACGCGCATCAAGCAGTACGAGCTAGCGTTCCGCATGCAGGCCAGCGTCCCCGAGATGACCGACCTGCGGACCGAGTCGGCCGCCACGCTGGCCATGTACGGCGACGCGGCCGCCGACCCGGGCACGTTCGCCAACACCGCGTTGCTGGCCCGCCGGATGGTGGAGCGGGGCGTCCGCTTCGTGCAGATCTACCACAACAACTGGGACACCCACGCCAACGTCGCCGGCCGGCTGCCCGACCAGTGCAAGGACGTCGACCAGCCCTGCGCCGCCCTCATCCAGGACCTCAAGCAGCGGGGCATGCTGGACGACACGCTGGTGATCTGGGGGGGCGAGTTCGGCCGCACCATCTACTCCCAGGGGGGCCTCTCCGCCCAAAACTACGGCCGCGACCACCACCCCCGCTGTTTCACGATGTGGATGGCCGGCGGCGGCGTCAAAGCGGGGACCGTGTACGGCGAGACCGACGACTTCTCGTACAACATCGTGAAAGACCCCGTGCCGGTCCGCGACCTGCACGCCACGGTGCTCAACCAACTGGGCTTCGACCACGAGCGGTTCACCATCAAGCACCAGGGGCTCGATCAGAAACTCACCGGCGTGCTGCCGGCGAAGGTGGTGCCGGGGCTGCTCGCCTAA
- the phoU gene encoding phosphate signaling complex protein PhoU, with the protein MSKHLQRDLNQIERSLSQQASVVEQMVQTAYRGLRERCLGTAAEILAQESDLNASEVRIEEECLETLALHQPVAIDLRRTATAIKINSDLERIGDLALNLAERTEALAEHPDVPIPAGLEQMVVRALSMLHDAHRAFVTLDVDLAHSVCRRDDEVDAINREVIQEIIAAMEKRPDQSAGYLHLFSASRIVERIGDHATNISEDVIYLVEGVITRHRWATYKIA; encoded by the coding sequence ATGAGCAAGCACCTTCAACGCGACCTAAACCAGATCGAGCGTTCCCTTTCCCAGCAGGCGTCTGTGGTCGAGCAGATGGTGCAGACCGCCTACCGTGGCCTGCGCGAGCGGTGCCTGGGCACCGCGGCAGAGATCCTGGCCCAAGAATCGGACCTCAACGCGTCCGAGGTGCGGATCGAGGAGGAATGCCTCGAGACGCTGGCACTGCACCAGCCGGTGGCGATCGACCTGCGGCGGACCGCAACCGCGATCAAGATCAACTCCGACCTGGAACGGATCGGCGACCTGGCGCTCAACCTGGCCGAGCGGACCGAGGCCCTGGCAGAGCACCCAGACGTGCCCATCCCGGCCGGGCTGGAGCAGATGGTAGTGCGGGCCCTGTCGATGCTGCACGACGCCCACCGGGCCTTCGTGACGCTGGACGTCGACCTGGCGCACAGCGTCTGCCGCCGCGACGACGAGGTCGACGCGATCAACCGCGAGGTGATCCAGGAGATCATCGCGGCCATGGAGAAGCGTCCCGACCAGTCTGCGGGCTACCTGCACCTGTTCTCGGCGTCGCGGATCGTGGAACGGATCGGCGACCACGCGACGAACATCTCCGAGGACGTTATCTACTTGGTCGAAGGGGTGATCACACGCCACCGCTGGGCGACCTACAAGATCGCGTAG
- a CDS encoding DUF2608 domain-containing protein produces the protein MFRLLLAAVLWAPTAASLYAADYCETNDFADVIQRVDAYAQQQGGDRVLLVADIDNTLLAMDQDLGSDAWFEWQSFLLANEPGSDKLVADDFDGLLEAQGLLFTLGHMHPPQPEIPALVKQAQGLGVKTLLLTSRGPEFRPQTERELTRNGYAFGPTVLPMPGMPTGVFYPYDAQRPESVGLPRAYAEACGLGDPRPVSFGSGVLMTSGQHKGAMLRIALHQSDADIAAVVYVDDHGRHVSRIDDALEDLGMPGAVFHYQREDTNVDRFKYGDKAPVTEAWRRLSKAIEAAFPQAAPVGGGAVEAVPAEARRPVAAGH, from the coding sequence ATGTTCCGCTTGTTGCTCGCCGCCGTCTTGTGGGCGCCGACCGCCGCCTCGTTGTACGCCGCGGACTACTGCGAAACAAACGACTTCGCCGACGTGATCCAACGGGTCGACGCCTACGCCCAGCAGCAAGGGGGCGACCGCGTGCTGCTGGTGGCGGACATCGACAACACGCTGCTGGCGATGGACCAGGACCTGGGCAGCGACGCCTGGTTCGAGTGGCAGAGCTTCCTGCTGGCCAACGAGCCGGGCTCCGACAAGCTGGTCGCCGATGACTTCGACGGGCTGCTCGAGGCGCAGGGCCTGCTGTTCACCCTGGGCCATATGCACCCGCCGCAGCCGGAGATCCCGGCGCTGGTCAAGCAGGCCCAGGGGCTTGGCGTGAAGACGCTGCTGCTGACCTCCCGCGGCCCCGAGTTCCGCCCGCAGACCGAACGCGAGTTGACCCGCAACGGCTACGCCTTCGGCCCAACGGTGCTCCCCATGCCCGGGATGCCGACCGGCGTCTTCTACCCCTACGACGCCCAGCGGCCCGAGAGCGTCGGACTGCCGCGTGCGTACGCCGAGGCTTGCGGCCTGGGCGACCCGCGCCCCGTAAGCTTCGGCAGCGGGGTGTTGATGACCAGCGGGCAGCACAAGGGGGCGATGCTGCGGATCGCTTTGCACCAGTCTGACGCAGACATCGCCGCGGTCGTGTACGTAGACGACCACGGCCGGCACGTGAGCCGGATCGACGACGCGCTCGAAGACCTAGGGATGCCGGGCGCCGTGTTCCACTACCAGCGTGAAGACACGAACGTCGATCGGTTCAAGTACGGCGACAAGGCGCCGGTCACCGAGGCGTGGCGCCGGCTAAGCAAGGCCATCGAGGCGGCGTTCCCACAGGCCGCTCCGGTGGGCGGGGGCGCGGTCGAGGCTGTCCCCGCCGAGGCCCGCAGGCCCGTGGCGGCTGGTCACTGA
- a CDS encoding PH domain-containing protein yields MQTEPSQQLVYRCPVCHHDIDVDEGFVNETIQCPNPECGHSIKISAPRATLVGVSDPNQPDDRPDVQAAADNEEVLKVMHPSMLRQQPLKFLGLWLVVLGGTIGSFTALGYEQPLAAAAAGAAATAAGVVLLYWWVCVMATTLTISTRRTELRFGIIQKNTSDVQHDDVRNMQIDQNMMDRMLGVGTIKISSSGQDDLEIVAVGFRNPEEIAALIRQNQ; encoded by the coding sequence ATGCAGACCGAACCAAGCCAGCAGCTCGTCTACCGTTGCCCCGTATGCCACCATGATATCGATGTAGATGAAGGTTTCGTGAATGAGACCATCCAATGCCCCAATCCTGAGTGCGGGCACTCGATCAAGATCTCCGCCCCGCGGGCCACGCTGGTGGGGGTTTCCGATCCGAACCAGCCCGACGACCGCCCCGATGTCCAAGCGGCCGCCGACAACGAAGAGGTGCTCAAGGTGATGCACCCCTCCATGCTCCGCCAGCAGCCGCTGAAGTTCTTGGGGCTGTGGCTGGTGGTGCTAGGGGGGACCATCGGTTCTTTCACGGCGCTGGGCTACGAGCAGCCTCTGGCGGCCGCGGCCGCGGGGGCCGCCGCCACCGCGGCGGGGGTCGTGCTACTCTACTGGTGGGTGTGCGTGATGGCGACCACGCTCACTATCTCAACCCGCCGCACTGAGCTGCGGTTCGGCATCATCCAGAAGAACACCAGCGACGTTCAGCACGACGACGTGCGCAACATGCAGATCGACCAAAACATGATGGACCGCATGCTGGGGGTGGGGACCATCAAGATCTCTAGCTCCGGCCAGGACGACCTGGAGATCGTGGCAGTGGGCTTCCGCAACCCCGAAGAAATCGCCGCCCTGATCCGGCAGAATCAGTGA
- a CDS encoding alkaline phosphatase PhoX has product MPTSRREFLQWSSAYTAGFLGVQRLIAGDVISAGPAPNRGAGIGYGPLASDPEGLLDLPVGFRYQVISRTGDEMADGLLVPGKPDGMATFPGPDGLTLILRNHENEPTDVGPFGDKNQRLSRIDKALLYDRGEEKWPGYGGVSTVVYDTKQQKVVKQFLSLGGTIRNCAGGPTPWGSWITCEETTARKGDGVLRQYTCEQDHGYAFEVKAGAQPGLQKATPLRDMGRFYREAVAVDPVTGIVYQTEDLKDGLLYRFVPKQPGNLAAGGRLQALAVRDKKSLDTRNYDRQRVAVGDRLSAAWIDMHDVDAPTDELRYQGFNAGAARFGRGEGMWFSDGQIYFACTEGGKKNIGQIWRLEPSAEGDTLELFAEPNDNRMVQNADNLTMSPWGDLVVCEDRQGTTVRLVGVTPRGEFYTLADNNAKGEFAGACFSPDGSTLFVNIQPKGLTLAITGPWHSATV; this is encoded by the coding sequence ATGCCTACTTCTCGCCGAGAGTTCTTGCAGTGGTCGAGCGCCTACACGGCCGGATTCTTGGGCGTGCAGCGGCTTATAGCTGGGGACGTCATTAGCGCCGGCCCGGCCCCCAACCGCGGAGCGGGCATCGGCTACGGCCCCCTCGCCTCCGACCCTGAGGGGCTGCTCGACCTCCCGGTGGGCTTCCGCTACCAGGTAATCTCCCGCACGGGCGACGAGATGGCCGACGGCCTGCTGGTCCCCGGTAAGCCCGACGGCATGGCGACCTTCCCCGGCCCCGACGGGCTAACGCTGATCTTGCGGAACCATGAGAACGAACCGACCGACGTCGGGCCGTTCGGCGACAAGAACCAGCGGCTCTCGCGGATCGACAAGGCGCTTCTGTACGACCGGGGCGAAGAGAAGTGGCCCGGCTACGGCGGCGTCTCCACCGTGGTGTACGACACCAAGCAGCAGAAGGTGGTGAAGCAGTTCCTCTCGCTGGGGGGCACCATCCGCAACTGCGCCGGGGGCCCCACCCCCTGGGGGAGCTGGATCACCTGTGAAGAAACGACCGCCCGCAAAGGGGACGGCGTGCTGCGCCAGTACACCTGCGAGCAGGACCACGGCTACGCCTTCGAAGTCAAGGCGGGCGCCCAGCCGGGGCTGCAGAAAGCGACGCCGCTGAGAGACATGGGGCGATTCTACCGCGAGGCGGTCGCGGTCGACCCGGTCACCGGCATCGTCTACCAAACCGAAGACCTAAAGGACGGGCTGCTGTACCGCTTCGTCCCGAAGCAGCCCGGCAACCTAGCCGCGGGGGGGCGGCTGCAAGCGCTCGCGGTCCGCGACAAGAAGTCGCTCGACACCCGCAACTACGACCGCCAGCGGGTGGCCGTCGGAGACCGGCTGTCGGCGGCATGGATCGATATGCACGACGTCGACGCCCCGACCGACGAGCTGCGGTACCAGGGCTTCAACGCGGGCGCCGCCCGGTTCGGGCGTGGCGAGGGGATGTGGTTCTCCGACGGCCAGATCTATTTCGCTTGCACCGAAGGGGGCAAGAAGAATATCGGCCAGATCTGGCGCCTGGAGCCCTCGGCCGAGGGAGACACGCTCGAGTTGTTCGCGGAGCCGAACGACAACCGGATGGTGCAGAACGCAGACAACCTCACGATGTCGCCCTGGGGCGACCTGGTGGTGTGCGAAGACCGGCAGGGCACGACGGTCCGCCTGGTGGGCGTCACCCCGCGGGGCGAGTTCTACACGCTGGCGGATAACAACGCCAAAGGGGAGTTTGCGGGCGCCTGCTTCTCGCCGGACGGCTCGACGCTGTTCGTCAACATCCAGCCCAAGGGGCTGACCCTGGCGATCACCGGCCCCTGGCATAGCGCCACCGTGTGA
- a CDS encoding CTP synthase: protein MAKHIFVTGGVVSSLGKGLTSASVAMLLEKRGLSVRMQKLDPYLNIDPGTMSPYQHGEVYVLDDGSETDLDLGHYERFTSAPLTRNSNYTTGQIYLRVINKERRGEFLGKTVQVIPHVTNEIKSVIAKMADERDPNDPHGKPVDVVITEIGGTVGDIESLPFLEAIRQFPIDVGKENCLFMHLTLVPYLKAARELKTKPTQHSVGQLRQIGIAPDVLICRTEQPISREDREKIALFCNVHVDSVIEERDKDFSIYEVPLSLVSNKLDKLICDKLGLVTPEPNVDDWRELLQRLRHPNHEISIAVVGKYAEHRDAYKSIYEALDHAGISHRAQIRIGQIRSEEVETEGPERLLAGYDGVLVPGGFGERGIEGKVQAIRFCRERGVPFFGVCLGMQCAVVEFARNVAGLADAHSSEFDKNTPHPVICLLDEQRAVTNMGGTMRLGAQPAKLEPGSLAAQCYGRSEINERHRHRYEFNNQYRQQFAAHGLRFSGLSPDGALVESVELPAHPWFLAVQFHPEFKSKPTASHPLFAGFVGAAVQHRLRRSERPSDPDAAGAQPKTEEAHT from the coding sequence ATGGCCAAGCACATCTTTGTCACCGGCGGGGTCGTTAGCTCGCTCGGGAAGGGTCTGACCAGCGCCTCGGTCGCCATGCTGCTGGAGAAGCGCGGCCTGAGCGTGCGGATGCAGAAGCTCGACCCCTACCTGAACATCGACCCGGGGACGATGAGCCCCTACCAGCACGGCGAGGTGTACGTGCTGGACGACGGCAGCGAGACCGACCTCGACCTGGGCCACTACGAACGCTTCACCTCCGCCCCGCTCACCCGCAACAGCAACTACACCACCGGGCAGATCTACCTACGCGTCATCAACAAAGAGCGCCGCGGCGAGTTCCTGGGCAAGACCGTGCAGGTGATCCCGCACGTCACCAACGAGATCAAGAGCGTCATCGCCAAGATGGCGGACGAACGCGACCCGAACGACCCGCACGGCAAGCCGGTCGACGTGGTCATCACGGAGATCGGCGGCACGGTGGGCGACATCGAGAGCCTGCCGTTCCTGGAAGCCATCCGGCAGTTCCCGATCGACGTCGGCAAAGAGAACTGCCTGTTCATGCACCTGACGCTGGTCCCCTACCTCAAGGCGGCCCGCGAGCTCAAGACCAAGCCCACCCAGCACTCCGTGGGCCAGTTGCGTCAGATCGGCATCGCGCCGGACGTGCTGATCTGCCGCACCGAGCAGCCCATCAGCCGTGAGGACCGCGAGAAGATCGCCCTGTTCTGCAACGTGCATGTCGACTCGGTGATCGAAGAACGCGACAAGGACTTCTCGATCTACGAGGTGCCGCTGAGCCTCGTGAGCAACAAGCTAGACAAGCTGATCTGCGACAAGCTGGGGCTGGTGACCCCCGAGCCGAACGTCGACGACTGGCGCGAGCTGCTGCAGCGGCTGCGGCACCCCAACCACGAGATCTCGATCGCCGTGGTGGGCAAGTACGCGGAGCACCGCGACGCGTACAAGTCGATCTACGAGGCGCTCGACCACGCCGGCATCTCCCACCGGGCGCAGATCCGCATCGGCCAGATCCGCAGCGAAGAGGTAGAGACCGAGGGCCCCGAGCGGCTGCTGGCCGGCTACGACGGCGTGCTGGTGCCCGGCGGCTTCGGCGAGCGCGGCATCGAGGGGAAGGTGCAGGCGATCCGCTTCTGCCGCGAGCGCGGCGTGCCGTTCTTCGGGGTGTGCCTCGGCATGCAGTGCGCGGTGGTAGAGTTCGCCCGCAACGTCGCGGGGCTGGCCGACGCGCACTCGTCCGAGTTCGACAAGAACACCCCCCACCCGGTGATCTGCCTGCTAGACGAGCAACGCGCCGTGACGAACATGGGGGGCACCATGCGGCTGGGCGCCCAGCCCGCCAAGCTAGAGCCCGGCAGCCTGGCCGCCCAGTGCTACGGCCGCAGCGAGATCAACGAGCGGCACCGGCACCGCTACGAGTTCAACAACCAGTACCGGCAGCAGTTTGCGGCCCACGGCCTGCGGTTCTCTGGCCTGAGCCCCGACGGGGCGTTGGTAGAGTCGGTTGAGCTGCCGGCGCACCCGTGGTTCTTGGCCGTGCAGTTCCACCCGGAGTTCAAGTCGAAGCCCACCGCGTCGCACCCGCTGTTCGCCGGTTTCGTGGGCGCCGCGGTGCAGCACCGCCTGCGTCGCAGCGAGCGCCCCAGCGATCCCGACGCCGCGGGCGCCCAACCCAAAACCGAAGAGGCGCACACATGA